Within the Kluyveromyces lactis strain NRRL Y-1140 chromosome A complete sequence genome, the region tttaCCAGGTTTCCTTTTTACTAACTCATATTTTGTTCTCATTCTTGTTCTCGTTCCTGTTGTCgtttttgttcattatCTGCTTTTAGTTTTTCCGGTTTGTTTGAACGGAGAAACTtagaaaaaggaaaaacatAAAGACAGACGCAGAGATTCAGACTAGAATAGACATTGTGAAAATAACAGAATGTCAGCTGCCACTGAACCAACCAAGGAAAAGCCTGTTAACAACCAGGACTccgatgatgaagatgaagatatcgATCAATTGATCGAAGACTTGCAATCTCATCACGGATTAGACGATGAAAGTGAAGATGATGAGCATGTTGCTGCTGGTTCCGCTAGACCGGTTCCAGAAGAATTATTACAAACTGACCCATCTTACGGTTTGACTTCTGATGAAGTTAccaagagaagaaagaagtatggtttgaatcaaatgtctgaagaaactgaaaacCTATTTGTCAAGTTTTTGATGTTCTTCATCGGTCCAATTCAATTTGTTATGGAAGCCGCTGCTATTTTAGCTGCCGGTTTGGAAGATTGGGTCGATTTCGGTGTTATCTGTGGtttattgtttttgaacGCTGCTGTTGGTTTCATCCAAGAATACCAAGCTGGTTCTATCGTTGAcgaattgaagaagactTTGGCTAACTCTGCCGTTGTTATCAGAGATGGTAACTTGGTTGAAGTTCCATCTAACGAAGTCGTTCCAGGTGATATCTTgcaattggaagatggtGTTGTTATTCCAGCCGATGGTCGTTTGGTCACTGAAGACTGTTTCATCCAAATCGATCAATCTGCTATCACTGGTGAATCTTTGGCCGTCGACAAGAGATTCGGTGACTCcactttctcttcttctactgTTAAGAGAGGTGAAGCTTTCATGATCGTTACTGCTACTGGTGACTCCACTTTCGTCGGTAGAGCTGCTGCTTTGGTTAACAAGGCTGCTGCTGGTAGTGGTCATTTCACTGAAGTTTTGAACGGTATTGGTACGATCTTGTTGATCTTGGTTATTGTTACCTTGTTGCTCGTTTGGGTTGCCTCCTTCTACAGAACTAACAAGATTGTTAGAATTTTGAGATACACTTTGGCTATCACCATTGTCGGTGTCCCAGTCGGTTTGCCAGCTGTCGTTACCACCACCATGGCTGTCGGTGCTGCTTACTTGGCTAAGAAACAAGCCATTGTCCAAAAATTGTCTGCCATTGAATCTTTGGCTGGTGTCGAAATCTTGTGTTCTGACAAGACCGGTACTTTGACCAAGAACAAGTTGTCCTTACATGAACCTTACACTGTTGAAGGTGTTGACCCAGATGACTTGATGTTGACTGCTTGTTTGGCTGCTTctagaaagaagaagggtTTGGATGCCATTGACAAGgctttcttgaaatctttgatctCTTACCCAAGAGCCAAGGCTGCTTTGACTAAGTACAAGTTGTTGGAATTCCACCCATTCGACCCTGTTTCCAAGAAGGTTACCGCTATTGTCGAATCTCCAGAAGGTGAAAGAATCATTTGTGTTAAGGGTGCTCCATTGTTCGTCTTGAAGactgttgaagaagaacatcCAATTCCAGAAGATGTCCGTGAAAACTACGAAAACAAGGTTGCTGAATTGGCTTCCAGAGGTTTCAGAGCCTTGGGTGTTGCCAGAAAGAGAGGTGAAGGTCACTGGGAAATTTTGGGTGTTATGCCATGTATGGATCCTCCAAGAGATGACACTGCTCAAACTGTCAACGAAGCTAGACACTTGGGTTTGAGAGTTAAGATGTTAACTGGTGACGCTGTCGGTATTGCTAAGGAAACTTGTAGACAATTGGGTTTGGGTACTAACATTTACAACGCTGAAAGATTAGGTCtaggtggtggtggtgaCATGCCAGGTTCCGAATTGGCCGATTTCGTTGAAAATGCTGATGGTTTCGCTGAAGTTTTCCCACAACACAAGTACAACGTCGTTGAAATCTTGCAACAAAGAGGTTACTTGGTTGCTATGACTGGTGACGGTGTTAACGATGCCccatctttgaagaaggctGATACCGGTATTGCTGTCGAAGGTGCTACCGATGCCGCTAGATCCGCTGCTGATATTGTTTTCTTGGCCCCAGGTTTGTCCGCTATTATTGACGCTTTGAAGACCTCTAGACAAATTTTCCACAGAATGTACTCTTACGTCGTTTACCGTATCGCTTTGTCCCTACATTTGGAAATCTTCTTGGGTCTATGGATTGCTATCTTGAACAGATCTTTGAACATTGACTTGGTTGTCTTCATTGCTATTTTCGCTGATGTTGCTACCTTGGCTATTGCTTACGATAATGCTCCATACTCTCCAAAGCCTGTCAAGTGGAACTTGAGAAGACTATGGGGTATGTCCGTCATCTTGGGTATAATTTTGGCTATCGGTACTTGGATCACCTTGACCACTATGTTTGTTCCAAAGGGTGGTATTATCCAAAACTTCGGTTCCATCGATGGTGTTTTGTTCTTGCAAATCTCCTTGACTGAAAACTGGTTGATTTTCATCACCAGAGCTGCTGGTCCATTCTGGTCCTCTATCCCATCTTGGCAATTATCTGGTGCCGTTCTAATCGTTGATATCATCGCAACCATGTTCTGTTTGTTCGGTTGGTGGTCTCAAAACTGGAACGACATCGTTACCGTTGTCAGAGTCTGGATTTTCTCTTTCGGTGTCTTCTGTGTCATGGGTGGTGCTTACTACATGATGTCTGAATCTGAAGCCTTTGACAGATTCATGAACGGTAAGTCTAGAAGAGACAAGCCATCTGGCAGATCCGTCGAAGATTTCTTGATGGCTATGCAAAGAGTCTCCACTCAACacgaaaaggaaaactaaactttatcaaaatgttACTATAAAATTATTCCAACTACATATTGAACGTTCTATGTTTGCTAAATGTTTCTTTCAGTTCTGCTTTCCACAATTACAaatttcttctgttttctCTCCATCTTTCATCATTCTTTAATCGAAGTgatctctttttcttagAGTCATTGTCTAAATCCAACTGGCTTTGATTTAGATCTTTTTGTTCctgatttttttgaatgaatgaaaatggtaagAAGCGTTTAAATGAGTAATGTGTTGTCATCTGAAATTATTTTTAGCTCAATGACTGGTATTTTCTCTGtggttgttttttttgccTCATTTTAACTATAAAgctttatttttttctctttccttCCTACCCTCACATTTACACCAAATTCCACTGGGTTTAAACTGCTAACTATTTACTGTCAAGACAAGCTTTTAATTACAAGGATGATCAATTTTAAACTCgataattttctttttcttaaTGTTTAATTGATACCTTTTTCCGTCATTTTTATGTTGATCGTTATCTCCTTGtggttttcttttttttggcGATGTTTAATCTCCTTGGACAGACTAATTCTAAATTCCTTGGACTTTTATTTCTCTTTGGAAATTCTATGATAAACATTTGATATCCTTTCAATGATACTCTTAATCAATAATAAACTAATATATTATATCCATATATTGGCgaataaaaggaaaaaaaaatgaataatACTATTAATAATACATCATAttatttttctgttttacAATACTatgaaataaagaaaaaattgacacATTACAGAATAAATTGATTGATTCATTAATTGGCTTTTTAATATCGCTGTTTTCgtcgttttcttttctcccattttcaacatttctGACGTACGACGggaaattgaatttgttgCCTTTTGCTGGGTTTGGAACTGctgttttttcttctccCTTAATATTGCAGACAGTTATTGATTTCGATCTTCtacacacacacacacacacacactTTGGAGATCTCTTGATATAACTGTTGGAATATTTAGAGAGAATTGCAGATATAAAAACCCTTCCCTTTTTTGGATCAATTGGcatcattcttttctcaatACTTGttggttctttttctaGGAGTAAGTGAAACTTGTTTATCAATCGACAAACAGTTGAAGCATTTATTGAAGCATCTTATAAAAGCTTCAAGCTAAAAAGACACTTACCATCATCAATTTAACAAATTTACAATCTACACACacagatttttttttccctaACATCCCCATTATTTGGCTGGACTGTTTTAATTTACACACAAGCACACAAAATTTGCACACGCACGTACACGCACACACGCACACACGCACACACACTTCACACGCTTTTGATAAAGTACACATTTTGCATAAAGACTTAATGGtagttttcaaaatttaTTTTATATCTCTATTTTTATAAATTCATAGGTTAATTTAATGTATTCTCGATTATTGTTAAAAGTAGTTCTTTGTCATTGATTCACTGACAAGAAGTGCACACTCTCACTTAAACTGTTTGTTATTCGTTTCTCTATATtgtttcattgaaaaaaacCATTATATCTTTTAAGCTTGTATCAGTAAGTATATATAAGTACTGTTTCTGTGCATAAATTTCCATGTATATAGATATTGTCGTTAACATAAATTTGCGAGCTTCCCCTTTGAAGATGTCCCAGTCTATTTCTTGTAACCCTTGGCAACAGCTTCCTCGTATGTTGGGTAGTCGATATACCCTTCCGCAGACATTTTGTAGAAAGAGGGTCTATCGTATTGATTCAATGGCAAACCCTTTTCGAGACGTTCAACAAGATCTGGGTTGGCAATGAAGGCTCTACCGTAACCGATCAAAGTGTTTGGATTCTTTGAGTCCGTAATGGCAGCATCTGGGTCCAAAGCGTAGTTACCAACTCTTAGCACGTTACCCTTCCAAACAGAGTATACGAATTCATTGGTACCACCTTTATACCAGCCTTCAAATTCCGGTTGGAATGGCGATGTGACACGAGGTTCGACTAAATCGACGTATGCTAATCTCTTACCAGCCTTTGCCctcttttccaattcagCAAGTACATAGGCGAATTGAGCCACCAAGACAGGGTCTGAACCACCTGACATGGTACCAAATACACCGTATGGTGAGAATCTGATACTGGTTCTTTCGGCACCAACGGCATCGACAACGGCATCGACGACTTCCAAGACGAATCTAGCACGGTTCTCAATGGATCCACCGTATTCATCAGTTCTTTTGTTGGAGATTGGGTCTAGGAATTGATTCAACAAATAACCGTTAGCGGAATGGATTTCAACACCATCTGCACCAGCATCGATACACTTCTTAGCAGCATCAACATAGTCCCTGATATACTGCTTAATTTCATCCTTGGTGATACCATGCTGAGGGTTGTTAGATCTGATGGCACgttccttttcatcttcaccCATGTACACTTCATCGGAAGCACTATCATAACGCAATCCATCTCTTGCCAAGTTATCAGCAAAAGCTTGTCTACCTAGAACCCACAATTGTACCCAAACAAAAGACTTGTTGTCGTGAATTGCCTTGAAGATCTTTCTCCATTGAGCCAGTTGTTCTTCGCTCCAAACACCTGGTGCGTTATCGTAACCACCTGACTGAGCTGATGGGAAAGCACCTTCAGTGATAATCATAGTACCTGGATATTGGGAACGTTGTCTGTAATATTCAACAGCCCAGTCAGGGTTTGGAACGTTGCCTGGATGCAACGCTCTCATTCTTGTCAATGCAGGCATGACAACCCTGTGCTTCAATTCAGTGTTACCAATCTTGATTGGTTTGAAGATATCAGTATCAGCCAATGGCTTTGGTTCAAAGTTCATAAACGACATTGCGTATGCGATTTGATTTGGTTTACTTGTTAGTGTGCGTACTTTTCTTAAGCTAAATAAGGGACAATTAGACAATTAGACAATGAGACAATGGCTTTACCCATGAGACAAAATCCATCTCTGGTACAAATTGGGGCCTCCTTTTATATATCCTTACCCGAAGTCCCTTTCCAATTTTACCGACATTACCATTATTAATACACAGTATCCACAATCCACATACATAACGGAAACTCTTAGGAATCAGAGAAATCAGGTAACAGGGCAGAGCAAACAGGAAACATATAGAACGTTCCGTCACTTACAGGGTGAAGATACTTCcaaaaaaaggaaaaaaaaaagaatccGTTCATCTATAACACCACATCATCAGATACCATATGTGCCATAAACGACTGCGtgcttttcctttttttgGTCCCTAGCTTCTATCCCAAAAAAGTTTCTCGAATGAAATTTGTCAGCCTAGTTTTCACCATTCGGACTTCGCGTCAGATTTCGATAGCATTAGTAATACTTGTGATTATAAACTGTCTCCGCGTTGCAGAAACCGTTACTAAAGCCTTGGAATATGAAGTGTCAATGATGTGTATATGTTTCAACTATACATATTCGAGAAGCAAGAACGGAACACGGAACacggaaaaaaaaaaaaaaaaaaagacgGAACGCGGCGCTTAGCTTTCCcagcaaaagaagataaGAATACTCAATGCTTCGGGCTATTGATTGATATTGCTGGCCAATGGACTGTACACTGCAACATGGATAGAGAAAACTCGGGTTGGAATAGATAGATGTATCCAAAAACGCTGACACTTTGTTCCACTTAGCTGTCATTAAATGATGCAAGGAATGGAAGGGGAAATTGAGTTCccaagtcacgtgattttAATCACGTGAACAACTATCACCAAATCCGGGTAAGGGGTTTCTCAATTCCTGAAAatcaaaggaaagaaaaaaaaactgaaattgaaacaaaacaaaGCTATATTAAGTATTCAAAGACTCATTGTTAAATGAATCTTTTATACTGTTTGATgtgtctttcttttcattctAGTTGACCAAGGTTATTGTGTTTGAATCTTCCTACCTGTGAtatccattttttttctcagCAGCGACCGTTGTTGTccttttttgtttctttgtttcttttgtttccttttttccCGCCTGCTTTGATTCCTTTCGATAGTAAGGATTTTCTtatatctttcaaagctGTAATCTACAATCGATAAGgctcatcatcatcatctctCATTCCCTGTACATTAGTGTAAACTAGACGAATATCCCTTTCCACTGCTATCCTATTTTTGCTTTTTTCCCTTTCCATTTCGTGCCATATTGCATCTCATAATTGAATCGAAAAAGATCAGAACTCGCACATACAGACAGAAGagatctttttttttctttgtatatTACTACTAGGCATACTTTAACCATGAATATTGACCCAGTTTCTGTTCCAGAAACCATTAATGCGGCTTTAGGCCAATTGCATTTGGatgatgttgttgaaaaacCAAACTCAAACTCTAATACTCAAGAACCAGATCAGGAGACTGGAAACGATGCCGCGCCAATAGCAGCCGCAACTGAAACAATTAGTAACAACAGAGGTAACGGTAACAATGCTACTAGCGCTACAAACGGTGGTACTATTCCACAACAGTTGCAGCAGCAAGAGTTTTTCATGGGTGATTCGTTAGTACCAGGTCCATCAGGCCCCGGACCAGCACCTATGTTCGCTCCCCACATGATGAATCCATTCATGCCGTACCATCCTATGATGCACATGCCTCATTCTGGATTCTTTCCCGGTGCACAGGATCAAATGTTTCCACCACCTGATTCCAGCGCTGCTGTTGATTTCAACCTAAGCTTGTCACCAAGTGGAGGTAGTGCTGTTCCCGGTGCAGGAAACATGACCGGAGGTGTTAATGATTCTGCCATCCCAGGTTCTGACCTGATGATGCATTATCCCCAACAGTATATGAACCATAATGGGCAAAGGCCAATGTTCTGGATGAATCCGGATTTGAATTCTAGTGCCATCGACGACACCACTGCAGGCGAAGATCCGCAGAATCAGGATTCCTTTGTGCGCGGTGCATCATTCACTTTAGAATCTTCTGAACAGGGGAATGATGCCAAGGTGCCAGGTGCTAACACTTCTAGAAGACAAACTTTCCATGCAGTGTCAGCTACTGActtgttgaacaattctACTTCCAGTCCCACTGAAACGACGGATGCCACTGGTACCAATGCATCAGCAACATCACCCGAAGCTTCTGCCTCGAAAAAAGAGATGCAGGATCGTGTTTATCCTCAAGCTGCTGCTTACCCTTACACCGGTGCATTGCTGCAACCAAATCCTGTACTATCTGGCCATCCACTGGGTCATCATCCCCATCCTATCGGTTCCCCATTCCCTGGTTACGGTTTTAATACAGCTTTCTCTCCTGTCCCGGGCCCTACTAACACGTTGAATGCAGGTTCTCCAGCCATCTCCGCAGATGGCAAAGAAGCAAACAGCAGCGGCGATCCAAGTGGCCAATCTAACCGTCATGTACACTCTGGAACTAATTCCCCAGGATTGAGTCAACCTGGTAGTCTGCCAATGTCAGGACCTAACCCGTGGATGTTTGCTGCTCCTCACGGTAGTCCTAACTTCCTGGTTCCACACCCTCATCATCCGGGTCACGCAGGCCCTCCAGCTGGCCATCAAAGACCACAGAGCAATAACCCTCAACATAGAAAACGTCATTTCAATAACAATGGTTCTAGTCGTAGCAATTTCGGAAATATGAAACCTCATGGTAAACCTCAACGCTTTGAAGATGGTTCTCGTTATCAAGATGCTGTATTGGAACAATTCGTTGGGTCAATCTACTCTTTGTGTAAGGATCAACACGGTTGCAGATTTTTACAACGTCAGTTGGATGAAaatggagaagaagtagCTTCTACTATTTACTCCGAGATAAAAGACCACATATGCGAATTGATGAATGATCCATTTGGTAATTATTTGATGCAAAAACTATTCGAAAGGATTAACCAGAGGGACAGAGTGGAAATTGTCAAAAATTGTTCGCCTCAGTTCATGGATATCGCCTTAGATGCTCATGGTACTAGAGCTCTTCAGAAATTAGTGGAATGCACTGATACTGAGGAGGAAACACAGATTTTAGTGGCATCCTTGCAACCATCCATTTTATCCTTGAGCAGAGACTTCAAAAGTAACCATGTTGTTCAAAAGATGCTAGAAAATTTCTCGAATAAGGATACTCAATTCATTTATGATGCCGCTTGTGACGATATAATCAAGATCAGTAATCACAGAAATGGATGCTGCGTTGTTCAACGTTGTTTGGATTTTGGTAATACCGAACAGCTCGATGCATTGTGCGGTAAGATTGTGGAGAaatcatttgaattgaCTATGAACCCGTACGGCAATTACGTAATCCAGTACATTCTAACTAAGGAAAAGGATCAAGCAACGCCTGATTTCAAGTACACTAAAAAGATTGTTGATGTGTTAAAATTCAATGCCATCGACCTTTCACTAAACAAATTTGGTTCCAATGTCGTGGAATCAATTTTACGTACTCCTGCTGTTTCTGATGTTATGATCACTAAGATATTGAACAGTAACGATGAATCAGGGTTGTTGAAGCTCTTGCACGACAGCTATGGTAACTACGTCTTACAGACAGCGTTAGATATTGTCAAGGACTCCAATGCatctctcttttctctgCTATCTGACTCGTTGAAACCATTGTTAGTCGGTCAAATCAGAAATACTCCTCATGGTAGAAGAATTGCTGCCCTTCTACAAGCAGAATAAATTGGGATTATCTGTACTTGCGCCGCAAGCACTCTTCAACTACCATCAAGCAAAAACGAAATGTATGTATAATTACTGTGACGTTCAAAAGTGTTTTTaagtttcaattccatcaaGTTTCGAAAAAAATGACAACACTCTCTGGCTGAATTTTACCTCAATGATATTGTATAATATATAGTAGACCGAATAATGCTTCTACAAACCAATAGTTCCATCAATTTTAGAAAAGATTACGCACTTGTACTGCAAATAAAAATAGTGCCCGTTGTCTGCTATTATATGCAACTATTCCTTCTCAGTGGAAGAAACTGGGGCTCCAACAAAATCATCCCATATAAAGGAAAACAATCGATCGAAATCACCATGGTCAGCGAAGTCATAAATTGTCCCCAAGTTGAAGGTAGTTCCTTGATCGATATGATTCGAGGGTTCTGAAAGTTTCGATGGTGACGCAGAAGAGACTGGATTTTGAAACCCTTCTGTTTTGTCACTTGAATCTAAACCATTTTTCAGCTCATTATTTCCATTGTACCGCTCCGTTGATGAGAAATGAGGATTTTTATTCGCTATCACCGTACCATTGACCGTATCAACTGCTTCGGTAAAATAATTAGGTGGAATATCTCTTTGATCTGCAACAGAGGAGCCAGCGGAAGGAGTGTAAGTTGGAAAAATATCGTCAAAAAACAGATTATTCGGAAGGGAAAGAACAGAACCATATAGGGTTTCTGTTAACCAAGATTTGATTTGTAGATGTAGCTCACTCTCTTTGAGAGCATTCAAGGTCGGAGAAAAGTAGTTGAAGGTCGGGTCAAATAATTTAAcaattgtttcttgatattcCGGGTATTTCGAAGAGGCTAGCTGCTGTAACAAATTCTCGATGGTCTTTTTATGCGATTGCACATGCACTGAAACCACACATCTAACTAAGATCTTAAGTaagaattgaatttgtAACAAAGTTCTTTGTATTCTAGTGTTCTCAACCGAACCACAGTTTATACCAGAATAATCGAAGAATCTGCAAATTTTTACAAAAGAGCAAACATCATCGAACGAGGCATGTTTGAAGTAGGCTATGTTCTCACCAACATACGATACTGCAACTAGCGCGACAAGTTTTGACATGAAAAAGAGGTCGTAGAGACTGTTATTTTGTTCGAGATATTGCATAGTAATCTTCCATGAGACACCGATGTTCTTtctgaattttttcatttcttggCTGATACTGACTACTTCTGGTGATGGGTTGAGTCGCGCGATGATATGTACACTTGATACCACGCAAAATGTTAAAGAAACCTCCCTAGTTATCTCATACCAAAATATTCCCGGatcttccaaatctgaATTCTCCTTGGGATCCACCTTTTTAAGTCCACTCTCAAGATATCTTTTAAAACCTTCATTCAAAATGTCGAGACGATGCTTGTAAATACGCAACTCTGATAAGACCTCCTCTGCcatcttgatcttttccGATTTACTCAATGCGAAGATTCGAAAATTAGAAAAGCGATCGCTGAACACAATTTTGCATTGAAACTGATGAGCGAAAAAGCAAGACAAAAATATTACAAAAGCAATCGTTTCACGTCGAGTGAGATCAGAGCTAGAAAAGTCAACATTCTCCAAATTAAATTGTTCATCAAAGTTTGCCATTAAATCTTGATGATCAataaatttcatctttctcaTAAATCCAGGGAATAGTGGACCCTGAATATCAACAGTGCTAAATACTGGCCTCGACCCTGTAATGAAAACAGAATATTGATCCCAAATGAACGCTTTCCACCAAAGATTCCTTCTGCTATCTGCCATACGTTCATCCATAACTAGATACGTCTCCCAGTGGTCCATACCACACAATCGCATAGTTTGAATTGCAGATGACAAGAGGCACGTAAATATTTGATGACCATCAATCCAAAAGATATTCATGACAAAATCTAATAGATCATCTAAAAATGTAAGAGGCTCCGAATGTACCCTCGCAATACTGATTTGCTTAAAGAAGTGAAGGCCCAAAGTGAACAGAAGCTCCTCAGCTTCAATAAAAAATAGGGTTTCCGTGATAATATCATCACCCCTTTGTTGAGCGGAAAGTTTATGATGCTTGCTTAATTTTTGATACTCATTCTTATTCACTTCCATTATAGCAATGATCCAATGGAAAGCATCGGTAGCAGACGATACCGATGTTTCAGAAGTATTATTAATGATATGATTCCAGTTTTCCAGTTTAAATTCCGATTTGGTAGCAATCACCTTATTCAATAAGGAAGCGGGTATTTTACGCAGCAAATGCTGTACTCTTTCATCTTTTCGTACTTTAACAGAAAAATTCTGACAATAAAGTTCAACAGGAGCTCCCCAACATTCAGCATTTTTGATTTCCACAGCAGACATTATATCAAATTGCCGTAGAATGAGATATATGTTTTCCTTTAACTCTTTTATATTGCACTTGGCATGTTTCATAAAATCTTTCACGAAATAACCAACACCTCTTAATGATAACCACTGACCTGGGAAATATAATCCATGTTTAACATCTACCATTGGAGGCTTTTGCAAATACTCTTCGAGTTTATTGGTATTGATCTTGACGTATCGATTCAAACTGACATAGTTACTTTCAtgatttttcatcaatttaGCCTCAAAGCAAACAGATTTATCTCTGTTCAATTCTGGATTACTGGTGAGTTCATGGTTGATACAAGGCCGTGCCAATTTATTATTTAAAGTCTGGATTTCAAACTCGATGTTTTTGATAGCATACATTATGGATTCAGATTGTGGCCCATCATTTCTTCGTAGACTCGATAcacattctttcaactttgCAATTCGTGACTCTATTTCCGCATTAGAAATGTATAAAATTGGGTATCGATTGATGTCATCACTAGATGGATCGTTGATATTCGTTGAGGCATCATCTTTCACAGGATCAAAGCGTCTTGGACATGAAAACCCAACAGGGTGACTCGTCTGTGTCACTGACATGGACCCGGTGGCACTAGGACCCGAACTAGAATCTCTCCCAAATGATGATCTCGATGAGTGTAAATGACTCTGTACTCCAGTAATTGTAGCCTCACTAAAACCTGTTCTAGAAGGTGCGTAGGAGTTCCCATCTATTTCGGGATTCAAAATAGCTACTGTACTATTTGGTATAGACTGTACCGAtaatttttcctttgtgAAAGCAGATGAATCACTCTTGGCAGTTTTTTTCTTGCCCTTTGCGACCCCATACGGAGCATGAGAATAAACACATTCACAGCCATATGTCTCGCACGATTTGCAAGGCAATGTTCCAGAACAtttaatcttctttttcctgCAACTATCGCAAGCTCTGCTAACTTTCCTTCTTGGTTTACCAGTGCCGTTGCCATTACTATCTCTAGGAATTGCAGTTCTGTCCCCATTCACCCCAGAAGAAGCACTATCTGACCTTgcagcttcttcagaaaGCCCTGGAGGAGAAACGGCAGGTTGAAATATGTCAACCATCCTCCGATAATTTATTATGTtgtattttgttttattgCGTTACTCTTATGTCGTTCCGCTCAAACAAAATCCTAAAACCCCTAAAAACCCACTAGAAAAGCACTTTTCACTCAAAAAATCATGTAGTATTAATTGAGGATACCAAATTTTTTATTTGCACTC harbors:
- the PDR1 gene encoding drug-responsive transcription factor PDR1 (weakly similar to uniprot|P12383 Saccharomyces cerevisiae YGL013C PDR1 Zinc cluster protein that is a master regulator involved in recruiting other zinc cluster proteins to pleiotropic drug response elements (PDREs) to fine tune the regulation of multidrug resistance genes) produces the protein MVDIFQPAVSPPGLSEEAARSDSASSGVNGDRTAIPRDSNGNGTGKPRRKVSRACDSCRKKKIKCSGTLPCKSCETYGCECVYSHAPYGVAKGKKKTAKSDSSAFTKEKLSVQSIPNSTVAILNPEIDGNSYAPSRTGFSEATITGVQSHLHSSRSSFGRDSSSGPSATGSMSVTQTSHPVGFSCPRRFDPVKDDASTNINDPSSDDINRYPILYISNAEIESRIAKLKECVSSLRRNDGPQSESIMYAIKNIEFEIQTLNNKLARPCINHELTSNPELNRDKSVCFEAKLMKNHESNYVSLNRYVKINTNKLEEYLQKPPMVDVKHGLYFPGQWLSLRGVGYFVKDFMKHAKCNIKELKENIYLILRQFDIMSAVEIKNAECWGAPVELYCQNFSVKVRKDERVQHLLRKIPASLLNKVIATKSEFKLENWNHIINNTSETSVSSATDAFHWIIAIMEVNKNEYQKLSKHHKLSAQQRGDDIITETLFFIEAEELLFTLGLHFFKQISIARVHSEPLTFLDDLLDFVMNIFWIDGHQIFTCLLSSAIQTMRLCGMDHWETYLVMDERMADSRRNLWWKAFIWDQYSVFITGSRPVFSTVDIQGPLFPGFMRKMKFIDHQDLMANFDEQFNLENVDFSSSDLTRRETIAFVIFLSCFFAHQFQCKIVFSDRFSNFRIFALSKSEKIKMAEEVLSELRIYKHRLDILNEGFKRYLESGLKKVDPKENSDLEDPGIFWYEITREVSLTFCVVSSVHIIARLNPSPEVVSISQEMKKFRKNIGVSWKITMQYLEQNNSLYDLFFMSKLVALVAVSYVGENIAYFKHASFDDVCSFVKICRFFDYSGINCGSVENTRIQRTLLQIQFLLKILVRCVVSVHVQSHKKTIENLLQQLASSKYPEYQETIVKLFDPTFNYFSPTLNALKESELHLQIKSWLTETLYGSVLSLPNNLFFDDIFPTYTPSAGSSVADQRDIPPNYFTEAVDTVNGTVIANKNPHFSSTERYNGNNELKNGLDSSDKTEGFQNPVSSASPSKLSEPSNHIDQGTTFNLGTIYDFADHGDFDRLFSFIWDDFVGAPVSSTEKE